One Amaranthus tricolor cultivar Red isolate AtriRed21 chromosome 1, ASM2621246v1, whole genome shotgun sequence DNA window includes the following coding sequences:
- the LOC130821981 gene encoding uncharacterized protein LOC130821981, with protein sequence MSTESYGRSRSGDRFYCPPQVRRQKQLLEHKQKLEEKEEIKRDKQQNQHQNHHIRRQKSVTNATVVPQQIKMTTTAKSTSSSSENRVESDDCASSTATTTTATTLTPAASVSSSHLTNLDRFLEFTTPFVPAQCLCKTSRKGRKTLEDEFRRYFVLGDLWESFKEWSAYGAGVPLLLNGSDSVVQYYVPSLSGIQLYIDRSKPSPRTRMPGEESDESSRETSSDGSNDFDNGFYSWNQHDHSVSTPQGMKELSPRFKPSNCSSSDEGEISSSPGVLIFEYFEHDSPFIREPLADKISLLASRFPELNTYRSCDLSPSSWISVAWYPIYRIPTGPTLQNLDSCFLTFHSLTTPFHGVKTECLSHYGSCPREIPNGFNTGLKMPLPTFGMASYKFKISVWGQNGVEENQKANSLLRAADEWLRALNVHHPDYSFFVSKNFNCR encoded by the exons ATGTCCACGGAGTCATATGGTCGTAGTAGAAGCGGAGATAGATTTTACTGTCCACCACAAGTTCGTCGCCAAAAACAACTTCTTGAACACAAGCAGAAActtgaagaaaaagaagagattAAGAGAGACAAACAGCAAAATCAACACCAAAATCATCACATACGACGGCAGAAATCGGTGACGAATGCGACGGTTGTACCGCAGCAGATAAAGATGACGACGACAGCCAAGAGTACATCATCATCGTCGGAAAATCGGGTGGAATCTGATGATTGTGCTTCTTCCACGGCAACAACTACTACGGCTACTACGTTAACACCTGCTGCTTCTGTTTCGTCGTCGCATTTAACGAATTTGGATCGGTTTTTAGAGTTTACTACTCCTTTTGTTCCTGCTCAATGCCTGTGTAAG ACGAGTAGGAAGGGGCGGAAAACTCTAGAAGATGAGTTTCGACGGTACTTTGTTCTTGGCGATCTTTGGGAGTCATTTAAAGAATGGAGTGCATATGGGGCAGGAGTACCGCTTTTGTTAAATGGGAGCGACTCTGTTGTGCAGTATTATGTTCCGTCTTTGTCCGGGATTCAATTGTACATAGACCGGTCAAAGCCCTCTCCTAGAACCAG AATGCCTGGTGAGGAAAGTGATGAGTCATCTAGAGAAACTAGTAGTGATGGCAGCAACGATTTTGATAATGGTTTTTATTCATGGAATCAGCATGATCATTCAGTGTCTACACCACAGGGCATGAAAGAATTGTCACCAAGATTTAAGCCTTCCAATTGTTCATCTAGTGACGAAGGAGAAATTTCAAGTTCTCCAGGGGTTCTTATCTTTGAatattttgagcatgattcTCCCTTCATCCGGGAACCATTGGCTGATAAG ATATCACTTCTTGCATCACGTTTCCCTGAATTAAATACATATAGAAGTTGTGATTTGTCGCCATCAAGTTGGATTTCTGTTGCATG GTACCCAATTTACAGAATTCCTACTGGTCCGACTCTCCAGAACTTGGATTCCTGCTTTCTGACGTTTCACTCTCTCACGACACCTTTTCATG GTGTAAAGACCGAGTGTTTAAGTCATTATGGTTCATGTCCAAGGGAGATCCCAAATGGCTTCAATACGGGTCTAAAGATGCCCCTGCCAACATTTGGGATGGCCTCTTATAAGTTCAAAATCTCTGTTTGGGGTCAAAATGGAGTAGAAGAAAATCAAAAGGCCAACTCATTGTTGCGAGCTGCTGATGAGTGGCTTAGAGCTTTGAATGTACATCACCCTGATTACAGTTTCTTTGTCTCGAAAAATTTCAACTGTAGATGA